In the genome of Monodelphis domestica isolate mMonDom1 chromosome 2, mMonDom1.pri, whole genome shotgun sequence, one region contains:
- the CCN1 gene encoding CCN family member 1, with product MSAQAARVLAFAVTFFHLARLAFSTCPASCQCPLEVPKCAPGVGLVLDDCRCCKVCAKQLNEDCSKLQPCDHTKGLECNFGASSTALKGICRAQSEGRPCEYNSRIYQNGESFQPNCKHQCTCIDGAVGCIPLCPQELTLPNLGCTNPRLVKVAGQCCEEWVCDDDIAKDALDDLDGFVGKGLEIGASEIELTKNNELIAIGKGGTPLKQLPVFGLEPRIVHGLFHSQKCIVQTTSWSHCSKTCGTGVSTRVTNDNPQCRLVKETRICEVRPCGQTVYSMFKKGKKCNKTKKSSNPKKFTFAGCTSLKNYRPKYCGNCLDGRCCTPQQTRTVKVRFRCEDGELVTKNVMMIQSCKCMQSCPQVPEGTFPFYRLFNDIHKFRD from the exons ATGAGTGCCCAGGCAGCCAGAGTTCTCGCCTTTGCCGTCACCTTCTTCCATTTAGCCAGGCTG GCGTTCTCCACCTGCCCAGCTTCCTGCCAGTGTCCCCTCGAGGTGCCCAAATGTGCTCCAGGAGTGGGCCTGGTTCTGGACGACTGTAGATGCTGCAAAGTCTGTGCTAAACAGCTCAACGAAGACTGCAGTAAACTGCAGCCTTGCGACCACACCAAGGGACTGGAATGCAACTTCGGCGCCAGCTCCACTGCTCTAAAGGGGATCTGCAGAG CCCAGTCCGAGGGAAGACCTTGTGAATATAACTCGAGAATATACCAGAACGGTGAAAGTTTCCAACCCAACTGTAAACACCAGTGCACATGCATCGACGGAGCGGTGGGGTGCATTCCCCTGTGCCCTCAAGAACTGACTCTGCCCAACTTGGGCTGCACGAACCCCAGGCTGGTCAAAGTGGCCGGGCAGTGCTGTGAGGAATGGGTGTGTGACGACGACATCGCCAAAGATGCCCTGGATGATCTGGATGGGTTCGTGGGCAAGGGGCTTGAAATAGGAGCCTCTGAAATCGAACTGACCAAAAACAACGAGTTAATAGCCATCGGAAAAGGAGGCACCCCTTTAAAACAGCTCCCCG tTTTTGGATTGGAGCCACGCATCGTACATGGACTATTTCATAGCCAAAAATGCATTGTTCAAACAACTTCATGGTCCCATTGCTCCAAGACTTGTGGAACTGGAGTCTCGACCAGAGTAACCAATGACAACCCTCAATGCCGCTTGGTTAAAGAAACCAGAATTTGTGAAGTGCGCCCCTGTGGCCAGACAGTATATAGCATGTTCAAG aagggaaagaaatgcaACAAGACCAAGAAGTCTTCCAACCCTAAGAAGTTTACCTTTGCGGGATGCACCAGCCTCAAAAACTACCGCCCCAAATACTGTGGCAACTGCCTGGATGGAAGATGCTGCACACCCCAGCAGACCAGGACAGTCAAGGTCCGATTCCGCTGTGAGGACGGGGAGCTTGTCACCAAGAACGTCATGATGATCCAGTCTTGCAAATGCATGCAGAGCTGCCCACAGGTCCCTGAAGGCACCTTCCCCTTTTACAGGCTGTTCAACGACATCCACAAATTTAGGGACTAA